Part of the Gaiellales bacterium genome is shown below.
CCATGGAGGCGTCGAGTACCCGTTGAGGTGACTGACGGCGGCCGCACGCGGGATCCGCGACCTTGCCGAAGAAGATGCTTAGGTATAGGATTCCGCTCGAGTGATGTGACGTAATTTGACGCCTTCTAACCGTTCCTCGGCGACGAACCCAGGTAGGACCGCCCCGGCACACGGCGGCCCGGGCGGGTAGGCGGTCTAGATGGAGCGCACTCGCGTCGCCGCCCTTCTGTCCGACTGGCTGGGGGACGCGCATCGTGCGCGGCACGCCCATAGCGCGGCGGCCGATCACTACTCGCGACTGGACCTGTGGATCGGCGGCGGCGCAGTGGTGCTTGCGGCCGTGATCGGCACGAGCGTATTCGCGACCCTCGGGCAGCCGTTGCCGACCGTGTGGCGTGTCGCCGGGGCCATCGTGACCTTCGCGGCTGCGGCGCTGTCCGGCTTCCAGACGTTTTTCAAGGGCGCCGCCCGGGCGGAGGTCCACCGCCAGGCGAGCCGGCGCTACGAAGCGATCGTGCGCGAGATCGAGCAGCTCGAGACCGACCCGCCGGAGAGCGAGGAGGAGGCCGAGCGCGAGTTCGACCATCTCCGCACGGGCTTCCACGAGGCGGGCGACCAGGCCCCGCAGGTGCCCACGCGCAGCTGGGCTCAGGTCGAGCGCATGCCACGCGCCGGCGAGCGGAGGTAGGGCAGCCCGCCCGCGTTACGTAGAAAGGCCCCGCCGGAGCGGGGCCTTCCCTTAGCTGGTCGGTAAGCCGGATCCTGTCGTGAGCAGCCATCCATCTGCCGTTTGCGCTGGTTGCGCTCGGCGGGCCGTTTTACGGGCCCTGCGGCCGACCTGGGACTCGGCGGGCAGCGTCGACGTCCCTGCTTGGCCTTGCACCGGGTGGGGTTTGCCTGGCCGGCGTGTCACCACGCCGCCGGTGCGCTCTTACCGCACCGTTTCACCCTTGCCGGCGGCGG
Proteins encoded:
- a CDS encoding SLATT domain-containing protein; this encodes MERTRVAALLSDWLGDAHRARHAHSAAADHYSRLDLWIGGGAVVLAAVIGTSVFATLGQPLPTVWRVAGAIVTFAAAALSGFQTFFKGAARAEVHRQASRRYEAIVREIEQLETDPPESEEEAEREFDHLRTGFHEAGDQAPQVPTRSWAQVERMPRAGERR